One segment of Pleomorphomonas sp. PLEO DNA contains the following:
- a CDS encoding RHS repeat-associated core domain-containing protein — translation MIGIAYPATPGKATTFAYDGLGRRTTISHTPAGGGAAVASNYVWCGDKPCQARDASNQPQRAYYTEGERLLGSSPESLFYGVDQLGSVRRAFASPTSAPAYSYDPYGMPLQTTASLADFGYAGLLNEPDSGLGLATYRAYDPKVGRWISRDPIGERGDPARNLYGYVGEDPINHFDPLGLWTVNIGISGSINIPLYGPVGIGGVGFGGIAFDSNGNVGWYYGGGGGPGGGAGISGGIQVGGSNGATICDLRGPFGALGGAAGEGIVGGGDVYTGSGVTGGNVYLGLGAGTPVSGTGGVTLTYVN, via the coding sequence CTGATCGGCATCGCCTATCCGGCCACGCCCGGCAAGGCGACGACCTTTGCCTACGACGGGCTTGGCCGGCGTACAACCATCAGCCATACACCGGCCGGCGGCGGAGCGGCGGTTGCCAGCAACTACGTTTGGTGCGGCGACAAACCCTGCCAGGCGCGCGACGCGTCCAACCAGCCGCAGCGAGCCTACTACACCGAGGGCGAGCGGCTGCTCGGCAGTTCACCGGAGTCGCTGTTCTACGGCGTCGACCAGCTCGGTTCGGTGCGTCGGGCGTTCGCGAGCCCGACCAGCGCTCCCGCCTATAGCTACGATCCCTATGGCATGCCGCTGCAAACGACCGCTTCGCTGGCCGACTTCGGCTATGCCGGCCTGCTTAACGAACCGGATAGCGGGCTGGGACTGGCGACCTATCGCGCGTATGATCCGAAAGTTGGAAGGTGGATCAGTCGGGATCCTATTGGAGAAAGGGGAGATCCGGCGAGGAATCTCTATGGATATGTCGGGGAAGACCCGATTAATCACTTCGATCCGCTCGGCTTGTGGACAGTAAATATAGGCATTTCCGGGAGCATCAACATTCCGCTCTACGGTCCGGTCGGGATTGGTGGGGTGGGTTTTGGTGGAATTGCCTTTGATAGCAATGGCAACGTTGGGTGGTATTATGGTGGTGGAGGTGGGCCTGGCGGCGGCGCAGGTATATCAGGGGGCATTCAAGTCGGTGGTTCGAACGGAGCGACCATTTGCGATTTGCGTGGACCGTTTGGTGCCCTTGGTGGGGCCGCGGGTGAAGGCATAGTCGGCGGTGGTGATGTATACACTGGCAGCGGGGTCACTGGAGGAAACGTTTATTTAGGCCTAGGTGCTGGTACTCCGGTTTCTGGAACTGGCGGTGTAACATTAACTTATGTAAATTAA